One window of the Oncorhynchus keta strain PuntledgeMale-10-30-2019 chromosome 31, Oket_V2, whole genome shotgun sequence genome contains the following:
- the LOC118364135 gene encoding immunoglobulin superfamily DCC subclass member 3-like: protein MILFSHPVLGRASELAFLKEPNDVIAVRDRPLMLDCQVEGEGPISVMWRRNGVPVPTGPKASVLANGTLLIKSFQKRKESNETDAGEYDCAAQNHYGMLISRKARVQLASLPKFHTHPESKSVDEGGVARLTCQVNGIPEASISWEKNRTAVNTDDNRYTILPTGILQITGVRWADSGVYRCVATNIANTRYSHEAQLTVTGTVAAPRIYKEPVILSGPQNLTITVHQTAILECIATGNPRPIVSWSRLDGRSIGVEGIQVLGTGNLMISDANLQHSGVYVCSANRPGTRMRRTALGRLVVQAPPEFLQWPQSVSRPAGSSAVFTCMAQGVPEPHLIWLKNGKILTPGDNVKLTNNNSTLAVTRITTEDEAIYQCIAENSAGTNQASARLALTQSTELPEAPQDLTATALSPTTLQLTWVQPAPEVTDGIIGYVLHIRMLGEPDSRELQEAVSKTTFQHEFTTLEPATTYSIYLKAYSPLGASQQSSTVVATTLGGVPISPSFFTKVLNKTAMQVFWELPSKSGKVEGFKLSYREVPQPNFQGQEAFPGHINTHTISHLEPAAVYEIQLVAYNGNGDGAANKHLVSLAESGTSAKTSGQSPCNCKQDDEGSMTGIVVGIHTGMACILFCVLFLMFGYRRR from the exons ATGATCCTCTTCTCTCACCCAGTGTTGGGCAGAGCCTCTGAGCTGGCCTTCTTGAAGGAGCCCAATGATGTCATCGCCGTGCGTGATCGGCCCCTGATGCTGGACTGCCAGGTTGAAGGGGAGGGGCCTATCTCTGTGATGTGGCGGCGCAACGGAGTGCCCGTTCCCACCGGGCCGAAGGCTAGCGTGTTGGCCAACGGAACTCTCCTGATCAAGAGCTtccagaagaggaaagagagcaaTGAGACGGACGCTGGGGAGTACGACTGTGCTGCCCAGAACCACTATGGCATGTTGATCAGCCGCAAGGCCAGGGTTCAGCTGGCAT ctctCCCTAAATTCCACACACACCCGGAGTCCAAGTCGGTGGATGAGGGTGGCGTTGCCAGACTGACCTGCCAGGTGAACGGAATCCCAGAGGCCAGCATCTCCTGGGAGAAAAACAGAACCGCTGTGAATACTGATGATAACAG GTACACCATCCTGCCCACAGGGATCCTGCAGATAACCGGTGTAAGGTGGGCTGACAGTGGTGTGTATCGCTGCGTAGCCACCAACATCGCTAACACTCGCTACAGTCACGAGGCCCAGCTCACTGTCACTGG tacAGTGGCAGCTCCACGGATCTACAAGGAGCCAGTGATTCTGTCGGGTCCTCAGAACCTGACCATCACTGTGCACCAGACTGCCATCTTGGAGTGCATCGCCACTGGCAACCCTCGACCCATCGTGTCCTGGAGTCGGCTGG acGGGCGCTCCATCGGGGTGGAGGGTATCCAGGTGCTGGGTACGGGGAACCTGATGATCTCAGATGCCAACCTGCAACACTCTGGGGTGTACGTGTGCTCTGCCAACCGCCCTGGGACCAGAATGAGGCGTActgcgctgggcagactggtggtGCAGG CTCCTCCTGAGTTTTTGCAGTGGCCGCAGTCTGTCTCCAGACCAGCAGGGAGCAGTGCAGTGTTCACCTGTATGGCCCAGGGAGTTCCCGAGCCTCACCTCATCTGGCTGAAGAACGGCAAAATCCTGACACCTGGTGACAACGTCAAGCTCACCAACAATAACAG TACGCTGGCGGTGACGCGCATCACCACGGAAGACGAGGCCATCTACCAGTGTATTGCTGAGAACAGCGCTGGCACCAACCAGGCCAGTGCCCGCCTGGCCCTCACCCAGTCCACGGAGTTGCCCGAGGCCCCCCAGGACCTGACTGCCACGGCCCTGTCCCCCACTACCCTACAGCTCACCTGGGTCCAGCCCGCTCCAGAGGTCACCGACGGCATAATCGGATATGTGCTGCACATCCGCATGTTGGGCG AGCCAGACAGCAGAGAGCTGCAGGAAGCTGTCAGTAAGACCACCTTCCAGCATGAGTTCACCACCCTGGAGCCCGCCACCACCTACTCCATCTACCTCAAGGCTTACTCCCCTCTGGGAGCCAGCCAGCAGTCCAGCACTGTGGTGGCTACAACACTAGGGGGCG TACCCATTTCTCCCAGTTTCTTCACCAAGGTGCTGAACAAGACGGCCATGCAGGTGTTCTGGGAGCTGCCAAGTAAGTCGGGCAAGGTAGAGGGCTTCAAGCTGTCCTACCGCGAGGTCCCCCAGCCCAACTTCCAGGGGCAGGAAGCGTTTCCCGGCCACATCAACACCCATACCATCTCCCATCTAG AACCCGCTGCTGTGTATGAGATCCAATTGGTGGCCTACAACGGCAATGGGGACGGTGCTGCCAACAAGCATCTGGTTTCACTGGCTGAGAGTGGTACCAGCGCCAAGACCA gTGGGCAGAGCCCATGTAACTGCAAGCAGGATGACGAGGGGTCCATGACTGGCATTGTGGTGGGAATCCACACTGGCATGGCATGCATCCTCTTCTGTGTTCTATTCCTCATGTTTGGCTACCGCCGCAGGTAA